The proteins below come from a single Panicum hallii strain FIL2 chromosome 7, PHallii_v3.1, whole genome shotgun sequence genomic window:
- the LOC112898734 gene encoding probable ascorbate-specific transmembrane electron transporter 2, translated as MLNRKPPPLKENVIFVRLCSCPIRTDFSVFACLIETPLSKPLSLDHPIPPPEAMAAAPAVRFPVFGIVRLLGLAAAAGILFWAVHYRGGMALSTNEESKLPIFNVHPVLMLIGLVALNGEALLGLGSEGLESG; from the exons ATGTTGAATAGGAAGCCTCCTCCTCTAAAGGAAAACGTCATTTTTGTAAGGCTGTGTTCATGTCCGATCCGAACTGACTTCAGCGTCTTCGCCTGCTTGATTGAAACGCCCCTCTCCAAACCCCTCTCGTTGGATCACCCGATCCCGCCACCGgaggcgatggcggcggcgccggcggtaaGGTTTCCGGTCTTCGGCATCGTGCGGCTGCTGGGCttggccgccgcggcgggcaTCCTCTTCTGGGCCGTCCACTACCGCGGCGGCATGGCCCTGTCCACCAACGAGGAGAGCAAGCTCCCGATTTTCAAT GTTCACCCTGTGCTGATGCTGATTGGTTTGGTAGCCTTGAATGGTGAAG CTCTTTTAGGCCTCGGCAGCGAAGGATTGGAATCAGGCTAG